In Scatophagus argus isolate fScaArg1 chromosome 14, fScaArg1.pri, whole genome shotgun sequence, the following proteins share a genomic window:
- the gabra6b gene encoding gamma-aminobutyric acid receptor subunit alpha-6: MLILKVDQGFLVVGCLRGMAFLLTCLFLSCYSTSSVWGNQHSETSIYLDNITRILDRLLDGYDNRLRPGFGGPVTEVKTDIFVTSFGPVSDVEMEYTMDVFFRQTWIDERLKFEGPIEILRLNNLMVSKIWTPDTFFRNGKRSISHNMTTPNKLFRIMQNGTILYTMRLTINAECPMRLMNFPMDGHACPLKFGSYAYPISEIVYTWKKGPLSSVEVPQESSSLLQYDLIGQTVSSERLKSNTGEYVIMTVHFHLQRKMGFFLIQTYIPCIMTVILAQVSFWINKESVPARTVFGITTVLTMTTLSISARHSLPKVSYATAMDWFIAVCFAFVFSALIEFAAVNYFSTLQANRELRKAAAMKAAAQEAAAAAATATPAAATGNDGEVSSVDPTSVLKKRMNSAPLFDRPAKTFPNPPVNAQAFLQQGSAVPANNVLTGTSIIDKYSRILFPLSFGAFNLVYWIVYLTKDTMEMSRDTV, from the exons ATGCTGATTTTAAAAGTTGACCAAGGATTTCTAGTTGTGGGGTGTTTGCGAGGCATGGCTTTCCTTTTAACTTGCTTATTCCTGTCTTG TTACAGTACGAGCAGTGTTTGGGGAAATCAGCACAGTGAGACAAGTATCTATTTGGACAACATCACGCGTATATTGGATAGATTACTGGATGGCTATGACAACAGGCTGCGACCTGGATTTGGAG GTCCAGTTACAGAGGTCAAAACTGACATCTTTGTCACCAGCTTTGGACCTGTCTCAGATGTTGAGATG GAATACACCATGGACGTATTCTTCCGTCAGACATGGATTGACGAACGGTTGAAATTCGAGGGCCCCATCGAGATCCTGCGGCTCAACAACCTGATGGTCAGCAAGATCTGGACGCCGGACACCTTTTTCCGGAATGGCAAGAGGTCGATCTCTCACAACATGACCACCCCCAACAAGCTGTTTCGCATCATGCAGAACGGAACTATCCTCTACACCATGAG ATTAACTATAAATGCTGAGTGTCCCATGCGTCTGATGAACTTCCCGATGGATGGCCACGCATGCCCGCTCAAGTTTGGGagtt ATGCTTACCCCATCAGCGAGATTGTGTACACTTGGAAGAAAGGTCCTCTGTCATCTGTCGAGGTGCCACAGGAGTCATCCAGTTTGCTGCAGTACGACCTCATTGGTCAGACAGTGTCAAGTGAGAGACTGAAGTCCAATACAG GTGAATATGTCATCATGACGGTCCACTTCCACCTGCAGAGGAAAATGGGCTTCTTCCTTATTCAGACGTACATTCCCTGCATTATGACGGTCATCCTGGCCCAAGTCTCTTTCTGGATTAATAAGGAATCGGTTCCAGCTCGGACTGTGTTTG GTATCACCACCGTCTTGACCATGACAACACTCAGTATCAGCGCCCGCCACTCCCTTCCCAAAGTTTCCTATGCCACAGCCATGGATTGGTTCATCGCCGTTTGCTTTGCCTTTGTCTTCTCTGCCTTGATTGAATTTGCGGCCGTCAACTACTTTTCCACCCTGCAAGCCAACAGGGAGCTGCGGAAGGCTGCAGCTATGAAGGCGGCCGcacaggaggcagcagcagcagctgcaactGCAACGCCAGCTGCAGCCACAGGGAACGACGGAGAGGTTTCCTCG GTGGATCCCACTAGTGtgctgaagaagaggatgaactCTGCCCCACTGTTTGACCGCCCTGCAAAAACATTTCCTAACCCACCTGTCAATGCCCAAGCCTTCCTGCAGCAGGGTTCAGCTGTACCAGCCAACAATGTTTTGACTGGCACCAGCATCATCGACAAATACTCCCGCATCCTGTTCCCTCTTTCATTTGGCGCCTTCAACCTGGTCTACTGGATTGTCTATCTCACCAAGGACACGATGGAGATGTCCAG